One stretch of Cohnella algarum DNA includes these proteins:
- a CDS encoding baseplate J/gp47 family protein, whose protein sequence is MSVLPDFLQGETEEAIRGRMLGRISPEIDKSEGSFIWDALAPAAYEMYRSAGWAQEVLRRGFASTTFGGYLDLRCEEHGISRLGAVKASGEVAFVGEPGTNVPSGQVLATAADPVTGTPSIEYATVAPVMLDANGTATVAIEAVEAGTEGNVSAGKIALMVTPVPGIASVANPEPIGGGLDAEDDAALLARFFARVRSPSVGGNKADYINWALEVPGVGAAIALPLWNGPTTVKVVILGEDKSPASASLVAEVQRHICPVPGLGEGKAPVGAFVTVASAEPVAIDVSATVVPAAGASLVEVRNVFEARLTEYLRNIAFSSDPSVKYVRIGAMLLDVPGVSDFSGLLLNGAADNVAVASDRVAVKGAVTFA, encoded by the coding sequence ATGAGCGTTTTGCCGGATTTTTTGCAGGGCGAGACGGAGGAAGCGATTCGCGGCCGGATGCTGGGCCGGATCTCGCCGGAGATCGACAAGTCGGAAGGCTCTTTTATTTGGGATGCTCTTGCTCCTGCGGCATATGAGATGTACAGGTCTGCGGGTTGGGCGCAGGAGGTGCTGAGGCGCGGGTTCGCGTCGACGACTTTCGGAGGCTATCTCGATTTGCGCTGCGAGGAGCACGGCATTTCCCGGCTGGGCGCGGTCAAGGCTTCGGGCGAGGTTGCGTTCGTCGGGGAGCCGGGAACGAACGTGCCCTCCGGGCAAGTGCTCGCGACCGCCGCCGATCCGGTGACAGGAACACCGTCGATCGAATACGCGACGGTGGCCCCGGTCATGCTCGATGCAAACGGAACGGCGACGGTCGCGATCGAAGCGGTCGAAGCGGGAACCGAGGGCAACGTATCGGCAGGGAAAATCGCGCTTATGGTCACGCCCGTTCCCGGCATCGCTTCGGTCGCCAATCCCGAGCCGATAGGCGGCGGTCTGGATGCCGAGGACGACGCGGCGCTGCTGGCGCGGTTTTTTGCAAGGGTTCGCTCGCCTTCTGTCGGCGGCAACAAAGCGGACTATATCAACTGGGCGCTGGAGGTGCCCGGCGTCGGAGCGGCGATCGCGCTGCCGCTGTGGAACGGGCCGACGACGGTCAAGGTCGTCATTCTTGGCGAGGACAAGTCGCCCGCCTCCGCTTCGCTCGTTGCGGAGGTTCAGCGGCACATTTGCCCGGTGCCGGGGCTTGGCGAAGGCAAGGCGCCCGTAGGCGCCTTCGTCACGGTTGCGTCGGCGGAGCCGGTTGCGATCGACGTATCCGCGACGGTCGTGCCGGCGGCCGGGGCTTCCTTGGTCGAGGTTCGGAACGTTTTTGAAGCGCGGCTGACCGAATATTTGCGGAATATCGCGTTCAGTTCCGATCCCTCCGTCAAATACGTCCGGATCGGCGCGATGCTGCTGGACGTTCCGGGCGTTTCCGATTTTTCCGGCTTGCTGCTGAACGGAGCGGCGGACAACGTCGCGGTCGCTTCGGATCGCGTTGCCGTCAAAGGCGCGGTGACGTTCGCATGA
- a CDS encoding XkdQ/YqbQ family protein — MSYEVVLSDKFYLRDLIEEITLEDSLEEIAYRARIEFKVTPDFPAIAPGQAIRISGIPYGAKGMKYLLHPGMVWECSSFTGGSKRLTATVYDRTIYLAKSEDERLMPAGQTASQRLKLYAKDWNIPVGDVPDTKITLARGVKRSQSIFSMIQGDLKETAEKGGDLYRARMTPDGLSLVKIGGNGDVWELTEAETVSQNRSLEGAVTQVKVLGCQKGDDKLSPVLAVVKGETAKYGTLQKVIQDSTIETVAEAQKAAKNVLMGLQETFSVTAPDINTIRAGDKVRLNGMNLIVHYVKHRLGTPGHMDLELSTEAKVRRDWCV; from the coding sequence ATGAGCTACGAAGTGGTGCTCAGCGACAAATTCTATCTTCGCGATTTGATCGAGGAGATTACGCTGGAGGATTCGCTGGAGGAAATCGCATACCGAGCCCGCATCGAGTTCAAGGTGACGCCGGACTTCCCGGCCATCGCACCCGGGCAGGCGATTCGGATTTCCGGCATTCCTTATGGCGCGAAGGGCATGAAATATTTGCTGCATCCCGGCATGGTGTGGGAATGTTCAAGCTTCACAGGCGGAAGCAAAAGATTGACGGCAACGGTTTATGACCGGACCATCTATCTGGCCAAATCCGAGGACGAGCGGCTCATGCCCGCCGGACAGACGGCTTCCCAGCGCTTGAAGCTGTACGCCAAAGACTGGAACATTCCCGTCGGCGACGTCCCCGACACGAAAATTACGCTCGCCCGGGGCGTCAAGCGCAGCCAGTCGATTTTTTCGATGATTCAGGGCGATTTGAAGGAGACGGCGGAAAAAGGCGGGGATCTGTACCGCGCCCGCATGACGCCGGACGGGCTGTCGCTGGTCAAAATCGGCGGCAACGGGGACGTATGGGAGCTGACGGAAGCGGAGACGGTATCCCAGAACCGGTCGCTCGAAGGGGCAGTCACGCAGGTGAAGGTGCTCGGCTGCCAAAAGGGCGACGACAAGCTGTCGCCGGTGCTGGCAGTGGTCAAGGGCGAAACGGCGAAGTACGGAACGCTGCAAAAGGTGATCCAGGACTCGACGATCGAGACGGTCGCCGAGGCGCAGAAAGCCGCCAAAAACGTGCTGATGGGCTTGCAGGAAACCTTTTCCGTGACGGCTCCCGACATCAATACGATTCGCGCGGGGGACAAGGTGCGGCTGAACGGAATGAACCTGATCGTCCACTATGTCAAGCATCGGCTGGGGACGCCGGGGCATATGGACCTGGAGTTGTCCACGGAAGCTAAAGTGAGGAGGGATTGGTGTGTCTGA
- a CDS encoding transposase, which produces MKARKSSAIQPQMFQFVDMDELVPKKHILRQLNEALDFSIVHDWVAPLYTERTGRPAADPERMVRLMLLSYLFNHSERELYQLLPMHAGYLWFCGLDFESVVRPDSSRPSLPDRTTLVKTRKLWRTHGVFEKLMKHVVDQCIAAGLVQPDVHVGVDGTQVRANASIHSLKEITLAPVESIEDYLARMARQDEETGGVAHDSDDDRQPPAPPAQKERLLEDEATHEDFHGKTFSNKTHRSVTDPDARLYKKSNGQEAHLRYLVHDVTDIKSGVILSTQASIASGTAERETSLRQLFAIRFAHPQIRIRTLSADKAYGTTDYLQALFEQGIVPLVSLRNLTLEDVPAWKRQTNDPEKQRKRLAKIREIQIRNKAKRIQLMGSYRHLQKLRTRCEHVFAESKVAHGLGRARSRGLDCMQEQAVLTAIVQNLKRLCRFKKKRPQTGVLACPKPKSVMMEAVSDLLISALVGLFSSFFMPKRRLQLT; this is translated from the coding sequence ATGAAAGCCCGCAAGTCATCGGCTATCCAGCCTCAGATGTTCCAATTCGTGGATATGGATGAACTCGTGCCGAAAAAGCACATCCTGCGCCAACTGAACGAAGCGCTTGATTTTTCCATCGTTCATGATTGGGTGGCGCCTCTATATACGGAACGTACCGGCCGCCCGGCGGCTGACCCGGAGCGGATGGTTCGACTGATGCTGCTTTCGTATTTGTTCAACCATTCCGAACGGGAATTGTATCAACTGTTGCCCATGCATGCGGGCTATTTGTGGTTTTGCGGACTGGATTTCGAATCCGTCGTGCGCCCGGACTCATCGCGGCCGTCCCTGCCGGATCGGACGACCTTGGTGAAGACCCGGAAATTGTGGCGAACGCACGGTGTTTTTGAGAAGCTGATGAAACATGTCGTCGATCAGTGCATCGCCGCGGGACTGGTCCAACCCGATGTGCATGTCGGCGTCGACGGCACCCAGGTACGGGCCAACGCATCCATTCACAGCTTGAAAGAAATCACCCTGGCCCCGGTGGAGTCGATTGAAGACTATTTGGCTCGCATGGCCCGGCAAGATGAAGAGACCGGTGGTGTCGCCCATGATTCCGATGATGACCGACAGCCGCCCGCACCGCCCGCGCAAAAAGAGCGGCTGCTGGAAGACGAAGCGACGCATGAAGATTTTCATGGCAAAACGTTCTCGAACAAGACCCACCGCAGCGTAACGGATCCGGATGCCCGCTTGTACAAAAAGAGCAACGGTCAGGAAGCGCATTTGCGGTATTTGGTGCATGATGTGACGGATATCAAATCCGGCGTCATTCTGTCTACGCAAGCGAGCATCGCGTCCGGAACGGCTGAGCGTGAAACGAGCTTGCGGCAGCTCTTCGCGATCCGTTTTGCCCATCCGCAAATCCGGATTCGGACGCTTTCTGCCGATAAAGCCTACGGTACGACAGATTATCTGCAAGCGTTGTTCGAGCAAGGGATTGTTCCCCTGGTTTCGCTTCGCAACCTGACACTGGAAGATGTACCTGCTTGGAAACGTCAAACGAACGATCCGGAGAAACAACGCAAACGGCTGGCCAAAATCCGGGAAATCCAAATTCGAAACAAAGCCAAACGAATTCAGCTTATGGGTTCTTACCGTCATCTGCAAAAGTTGCGGACGCGGTGCGAGCATGTGTTTGCCGAAAGCAAAGTCGCGCATGGCCTGGGCCGCGCACGGAGCCGTGGACTGGACTGCATGCAAGAGCAGGCGGTGCTCACGGCCATCGTTCAAAATCTGAAAAGACTGTGCCGGTTTAAGAAAAAGCGACCACAAACCGGTGTTTTGGCATGTCCAAAACCGAAATCCGTGATGATGGAGGCAGTGTCGGACCTGCTCATTTCGGCGCTGGTTGGGTTGTTTTCCTCTTTTTTTATGCCGAAGAGACGGTTACAACTGACCTAA
- a CDS encoding IS1380 family transposase translates to MKSTTAISKIKSEFSLQNATSFGGVKIFLAFLEKIKLTEAMRNLSGGKAHNAIFPVHRILLYFIVGWMLGCERIFHFRRLKSDALLLRFLGGRCPHHSLLYKELGRLGRTCPQLATELRLLNQEIIRPCLPSDLILDLDSTVETVYGDQTGAAKGTNPHKPGRKSYHPLLAFEGQTRLNLNAVLRPGNTHSSTDAAAFLQQTFKLLGERKVKYGRFDKGFGGEEFYSLWEGQGIGYVGKLKWTQRLASEVQACRYWTRFVDEDWIIEGISLIYKATSWSKARRVAVIRKAQVFEDGQGRIVFDSDWQYEAIVTNLEWEAIDLWRFYNQRCCMENYIKEAKNGFSIDRIATSDFNANELDLLIKLLAYNLFERFKRDCCEPIHQGYTIARFRLEFFHCAATLIRHGRSVVLKLMKDFAGRYAWKRIETKVALLE, encoded by the coding sequence GTGAAGTCTACCACAGCCATCAGCAAAATCAAGAGCGAATTTTCACTGCAAAACGCCACAAGCTTCGGTGGCGTCAAAATCTTTCTGGCCTTTCTCGAAAAAATCAAGCTGACCGAAGCAATGCGCAACCTCTCTGGCGGAAAAGCGCACAATGCGATTTTCCCTGTTCATCGAATTCTGCTCTACTTCATCGTCGGCTGGATGCTCGGCTGCGAGCGAATTTTCCATTTTCGTCGGTTGAAGTCTGACGCGCTGCTACTCCGTTTCCTTGGCGGACGTTGTCCACATCATAGCCTGTTGTATAAGGAACTGGGGAGACTGGGCCGAACCTGTCCGCAGCTGGCAACCGAGCTGAGGCTGCTCAATCAAGAGATCATCCGACCATGTTTACCGTCTGACCTTATTCTCGATCTGGATTCCACGGTGGAGACAGTGTACGGCGATCAGACCGGCGCGGCCAAGGGTACGAATCCACATAAGCCCGGACGTAAAAGCTACCATCCGTTACTGGCCTTTGAAGGACAAACTCGCTTGAATCTGAACGCGGTCCTACGGCCGGGCAACACCCACTCTTCCACTGACGCCGCCGCCTTTCTGCAGCAAACCTTCAAGCTTCTCGGCGAGCGCAAGGTGAAGTATGGTCGATTCGACAAAGGCTTCGGCGGCGAAGAATTCTATAGCCTCTGGGAAGGCCAAGGAATCGGTTACGTCGGCAAGCTCAAATGGACTCAGCGGCTCGCCAGTGAAGTCCAGGCTTGCCGTTATTGGACACGCTTTGTGGACGAGGATTGGATCATCGAAGGAATCAGCTTGATCTACAAAGCGACATCTTGGAGCAAGGCGCGTCGTGTAGCGGTTATTCGCAAAGCGCAAGTATTCGAAGACGGCCAAGGCCGAATCGTGTTTGATTCCGATTGGCAATACGAAGCCATCGTGACCAACCTGGAATGGGAAGCGATTGATCTATGGCGGTTTTACAACCAACGCTGCTGCATGGAGAACTACATCAAGGAAGCCAAAAACGGCTTCTCAATCGACCGTATCGCCACGAGCGATTTCAATGCCAATGAGTTGGACTTGCTCATTAAGCTGCTCGCTTACAACTTATTTGAGCGATTTAAACGCGACTGTTGCGAGCCCATTCACCAAGGCTATACGATCGCCCGTTTTCGCTTGGAGTTCTTTCATTGCGCAGCGACGCTCATTCGGCACGGCCGCTCCGTCGTATTGAAGCTGATGAAAGATTTCGCTGGTCGCTACGCCTGGAAGCGAATCGAGACCAAAGTGGCCTTGCTGGAATGA
- a CDS encoding pyocin knob domain-containing protein, giving the protein MSVFTTLWNLLKKNPATDGADTFNIETMLNDNWDKIDAALGLKAINAEVRAATTANITISGLQTVDGVALAAGDRVLVKNQTTASQNGIYTAAEGTWTRAADADQSGKLASGLSVFVKEGTSNGKKQWRLSTTGSIVLGTTALTFELVSGAGSATDAVVGNRTITDTTAPAGDSGTLTGLFGGLGYMIKAITGKSSWRTAPATTLEAAKGHMDATTGAHGATAAATANAIMQRDAAGRAKVAAPSASDDIARKAEVDAAITSAATDATTKANGVQANLSAHVGSGGAAHAAATTSVAGFMSAGDKSKLDGIAAGANNYSHPTGDGNLHVPATGTTNNAKVLKAGSTAGSAAWGNVAFSEVTGKPTTLSGYGITDAAPSSHVGSGGTAHAAATASAAGFMSAGDKSKLDGIATGANNYTHPTGDGNLHVPATGTSNNAKVLKAGSTAGSIAWGNVAFSELTGRPTTLSGYGIVDSVPSSHVGAGGAAHAAATMSAAGFMSAMDKVKLDKLAVTNQLVNNVDLNTVTQTGFHRLNGTHPNSPPDVGYSQMLVLQASGDTIVQIIVRYNTAQIYIRSGNPSSLGGPTEGGWTSWKTTAMTDNPVFTGEISIQGDGQGVSFYDGTRLYKRIGGAVTIRKAPSEFDPEIESNNGQNRWPIWHSGNSPLNASPNGYQKLNSGLIIQWGRVPSVATMSSTTVTFPITFPTSLRSVIATIETTGAAAGGIANVFNLTNSNFGLSHINSDGARTIDWIAIGH; this is encoded by the coding sequence ATGTCGGTATTTACAACGTTATGGAATCTATTGAAGAAAAACCCGGCCACCGACGGCGCCGACACTTTTAACATCGAGACGATGCTGAATGATAACTGGGACAAAATTGACGCCGCGCTCGGTTTAAAAGCGATTAACGCCGAAGTTCGGGCGGCGACGACCGCTAATATTACGATATCCGGATTGCAGACTGTGGATGGAGTCGCGCTTGCCGCGGGCGATCGGGTGTTGGTCAAAAACCAGACGACCGCAAGCCAGAACGGCATTTACACGGCGGCGGAGGGAACTTGGACGCGGGCGGCAGACGCAGATCAGAGCGGCAAATTGGCGAGCGGTCTTTCCGTTTTTGTTAAAGAGGGCACATCCAACGGGAAAAAACAGTGGCGACTATCCACAACCGGTTCGATTGTCCTTGGCACGACCGCATTGACCTTCGAATTGGTTAGCGGCGCTGGCTCGGCTACGGATGCCGTCGTCGGCAATCGGACGATAACGGATACGACGGCTCCTGCCGGAGATAGCGGCACGTTGACCGGCTTGTTCGGCGGTTTAGGTTATATGATCAAGGCGATCACGGGCAAAAGCAGTTGGAGGACGGCTCCGGCTACTACGCTTGAGGCGGCAAAGGGGCACATGGATGCGACTACGGGCGCACACGGCGCGACAGCAGCGGCAACGGCTAATGCGATTATGCAGCGGGATGCGGCCGGGAGAGCGAAGGTGGCTGCGCCTTCCGCATCCGATGATATTGCGCGTAAGGCGGAGGTGGATGCGGCGATTACATCTGCGGCCACAGATGCAACGACCAAGGCTAATGGCGTTCAGGCCAATTTATCGGCACACGTTGGTTCTGGAGGGGCGGCTCATGCTGCGGCCACTACTTCTGTCGCTGGATTTATGAGTGCGGGGGATAAGAGCAAGTTGGATGGGATTGCCGCTGGTGCAAACAACTACTCGCACCCTACCGGTGACGGCAACCTTCATGTACCGGCTACCGGTACAACGAATAACGCCAAAGTGCTGAAGGCCGGTTCGACCGCAGGGAGCGCTGCATGGGGAAATGTTGCTTTTTCCGAGGTAACCGGTAAACCGACAACATTATCCGGATACGGGATTACCGATGCGGCGCCTTCATCGCATGTCGGTTCTGGCGGGACTGCGCATGCTGCGGCGACCGCTTCCGCAGCCGGATTTATGAGTGCGGGGGACAAGAGCAAGTTGGATGGTATAGCCACTGGAGCCAACAACTATACTCACCCAACTGGCGACGGGAATCTTCACGTTCCGGCAACTGGCACTTCGAACAATGCTAAAGTACTTAAAGCCGGTTCGACCGCAGGGAGCATTGCATGGGGCAATGTCGCTTTTTCCGAACTTACCGGTAGACCAACCACTTTGTCTGGATATGGGATTGTAGATTCAGTGCCTTCTTCACATGTAGGTGCAGGAGGGGCTGCGCACGCTGCCGCTACTATGTCCGCAGCGGGTTTTATGAGTGCTATGGATAAAGTTAAACTTGATAAACTTGCGGTAACGAATCAGTTGGTTAATAACGTAGACCTTAATACCGTTACCCAAACGGGATTTCATCGTCTTAACGGCACACATCCGAATTCACCTCCGGATGTTGGATACAGTCAAATGCTAGTTCTTCAAGCTTCGGGAGATACAATTGTTCAGATTATTGTTCGCTACAATACCGCCCAGATATATATAAGATCAGGCAATCCGTCGAGTTTGGGGGGACCGACGGAAGGAGGATGGACTTCTTGGAAGACTACCGCCATGACTGACAATCCGGTATTCACGGGCGAAATTTCTATTCAGGGGGACGGACAAGGTGTTTCTTTCTATGATGGAACCCGCTTGTATAAAAGAATTGGTGGAGCAGTTACTATTCGGAAAGCACCAAGTGAATTTGACCCCGAGATTGAGAGTAATAACGGACAAAATAGGTGGCCTATCTGGCACAGTGGAAATAGCCCTTTAAATGCGTCGCCGAATGGTTACCAGAAACTAAATAGTGGGTTGATCATTCAATGGGGTAGGGTGCCGTCTGTAGCGACGATGAGTAGTACGACAGTAACGTTTCCGATTACATTTCCAACCTCTCTTCGTTCAGTAATAGCAACTATTGAAACGACAGGAGCTGCTGCAGGAGGAATTGCTAATGTGTTTAATTTAACGAACAGCAATTTTGGGTTAAGTCATATCAATTCAGATGGAGCACGAACAATTGATTGGATTGCTATAGGACATTAA
- a CDS encoding putative phage tail protein gives MTEITSERGKEMLGYLPGFYEQSKVMASILDAQGLELDRLREALDGTLEQFFVVTATWGLRYWEETVGLPVSENDDADTRRRRILAKLRGSAPFSASVLRSVAEAYTQKPVSVTMDAAAHTIVFTFENAFITDPSFYTQIENLIHAHLGTAFRALFVYPGSLELAYEFRRYVYGIPFAGGTLCGTWPEPSTRGRLYDPALTVAQSYERSQRPYRFAGKAAAGSEEELETLFAEGATVLTASGAAERATKNYRLAGQANAGTGVKL, from the coding sequence ATGACGGAGATAACGAGCGAGCGAGGAAAGGAAATGCTCGGCTATTTGCCGGGATTTTACGAGCAGTCGAAGGTGATGGCCTCCATTTTGGACGCGCAGGGCCTGGAGTTGGATCGGCTTCGGGAGGCGCTGGACGGGACGCTGGAGCAGTTTTTCGTCGTTACCGCCACTTGGGGGCTGCGGTATTGGGAAGAGACGGTCGGGCTGCCCGTTTCGGAAAACGACGATGCGGATACGCGGAGAAGGCGTATTCTCGCCAAACTGCGGGGCTCGGCTCCTTTTTCCGCGTCCGTGCTCCGAAGCGTGGCCGAAGCCTACACGCAAAAGCCGGTTTCGGTCACGATGGACGCGGCGGCGCATACGATCGTGTTTACGTTTGAGAATGCTTTTATTACGGATCCAAGCTTTTATACCCAAATCGAAAATTTGATCCATGCTCACCTGGGGACCGCGTTCCGGGCGCTGTTCGTCTACCCGGGGAGCCTGGAATTGGCATATGAGTTCCGGCGGTACGTATACGGCATTCCGTTTGCCGGCGGGACGCTTTGCGGGACTTGGCCAGAACCTTCGACCCGGGGCCGGCTGTACGATCCGGCGTTAACGGTCGCGCAAAGCTATGAGCGGAGTCAGCGCCCTTACCGGTTCGCGGGCAAGGCTGCGGCGGGCTCGGAAGAAGAGCTCGAAACGCTGTTCGCGGAAGGGGCGACCGTGTTGACGGCTTCTGGCGCGGCGGAGCGGGCAACGAAAAATTATCGGCTTGCGGGGCAGGCGAACGCGGGGACGGGGGTGAAGTTGTGA
- a CDS encoding LysM peptidoglycan-binding domain-containing protein, with the protein MDIYLIDASGEKFHFPVNPEEISIRRDKQFETFNILSLGEVDAAQQEKVKEIAFSSFFPKTYDPSYCRYQDLPDPRTAMNQLTIWMNSRQPVRLLVTDTGVNVLVYVAAHTSMFRGGEPDDIAFDVTFRTWRDMKVRGAAAAAAVSGQTVKAARPDTKPVPKVYTVVSGDTLSGIAKRELGSSSKWSAIYEKNKAQIGSDPNRIFPGQKLVMP; encoded by the coding sequence ATGGACATTTATTTGATCGACGCTTCCGGGGAGAAGTTTCATTTTCCAGTAAATCCGGAGGAGATTTCGATCCGGCGCGACAAGCAATTCGAGACGTTCAACATTTTGTCGCTCGGCGAAGTGGACGCGGCTCAGCAAGAGAAGGTGAAAGAAATCGCCTTCTCTTCCTTTTTTCCAAAAACGTACGATCCCTCCTACTGCCGCTACCAGGATCTGCCGGATCCCCGGACCGCCATGAACCAGCTGACGATCTGGATGAACAGCAGGCAACCCGTCCGCTTGCTGGTGACGGATACAGGGGTCAACGTTCTGGTGTACGTCGCCGCCCACACGTCGATGTTTCGAGGCGGCGAACCGGACGATATCGCGTTCGACGTCACTTTCCGGACTTGGCGGGACATGAAGGTGCGCGGCGCGGCGGCTGCGGCGGCGGTATCGGGCCAGACGGTCAAGGCCGCCCGGCCGGATACGAAGCCGGTACCCAAAGTGTATACGGTCGTTTCGGGAGATACGCTGTCCGGCATCGCGAAACGGGAGCTTGGCAGCAGCTCCAAATGGTCGGCTATTTACGAGAAAAACAAAGCCCAAATCGGGAGCGATCCGAACCGGATTTTCCCCGGACAAAAGCTGGTGATGCCATGA
- a CDS encoding baseplate J/gp47 family protein, with the protein MAVLPDFLQDQTEEAIRQRMLARVPDQVDKSEGSFIWDSLAPAAYELFLSANWAQEVLKRGFASTTFGSYLDLRCEEHGIARRPAVAAKGQVQFLGKPGTTVPAGTRVATSADPVSGTASIEFETEAEAILGMDGAALISVKAVEAGSLGNVAVEAINIPVSAVPGVTGIFNPAPTTGGTEAESDESLLERLMLKVRSPGTSGNKADYLQWGLEVDGVGGVQVQPLWNGPGTVKVFIIDREKRAASADLVTAVQNYIAPDPAIGSGKAPIGATVTVAPAAEIAIHVSAKLTLATGASLIQAQNAIGDVLRDYLKELAFSDSVVRYSRLSAILLDIPQIVDVTDLKLNEGTGNIEVALGQVAVPGTVNVSV; encoded by the coding sequence ATGGCGGTTTTGCCGGATTTTTTGCAGGATCAGACGGAAGAGGCGATTCGTCAGCGGATGCTGGCGCGCGTGCCGGATCAGGTGGACAAGTCGGAAGGCTCATTTATTTGGGATTCGCTCGCTCCGGCGGCGTATGAATTGTTTTTGTCCGCAAATTGGGCCCAAGAGGTGTTGAAGCGCGGCTTTGCTTCCACAACGTTCGGCAGCTATCTCGACTTGCGCTGCGAGGAGCACGGGATTGCGCGGCGTCCGGCGGTGGCGGCGAAAGGTCAGGTTCAATTTCTTGGCAAACCAGGGACAACCGTTCCGGCAGGAACGCGGGTCGCCACATCCGCGGATCCCGTCAGCGGGACAGCCTCGATTGAATTCGAGACGGAGGCCGAAGCCATCCTGGGTATGGATGGGGCAGCGTTGATCAGCGTCAAGGCCGTGGAGGCGGGGAGCCTGGGCAACGTGGCGGTAGAGGCGATCAATATTCCCGTTTCCGCCGTGCCGGGGGTCACCGGCATTTTCAATCCGGCTCCGACGACCGGCGGAACGGAAGCCGAGAGCGACGAATCGCTCCTGGAACGACTGATGCTGAAAGTTCGGAGCCCGGGAACGAGCGGCAACAAGGCGGACTATCTGCAATGGGGGCTGGAAGTCGACGGCGTCGGAGGCGTGCAGGTTCAGCCATTGTGGAACGGTCCGGGAACGGTCAAAGTTTTTATTATCGATCGCGAAAAACGGGCGGCGTCCGCCGATCTCGTTACGGCCGTGCAGAATTACATTGCTCCGGACCCTGCAATCGGAAGCGGAAAAGCGCCGATCGGCGCAACCGTGACCGTAGCCCCCGCTGCGGAAATTGCGATTCATGTCAGCGCCAAATTGACGCTTGCAACCGGAGCTTCCTTGATTCAAGCCCAAAACGCAATTGGCGATGTTTTACGCGATTATTTGAAAGAGTTGGCTTTTTCCGACTCCGTTGTAAGGTACTCTCGGCTCTCGGCGATTTTGCTGGACATTCCGCAAATTGTGGACGTAACCGATCTCAAATTGAACGAAGGAACCGGCAATATTGAGGTCGCTTTAGGCCAAGTGGCTGTTCCCGGGACGGTGAACGTCAGTGTCTAG
- a CDS encoding DUF2634 domain-containing protein, giving the protein MANLFPEEEAVAAEAEVEESEVRFGRGVRFDYEAGEFVLTPTGRIAEAEGADAWLEWCRKALQTERYRHLVYSRDYGQEFETLIGLGLSRSAVESEILRITTETLMTDPRTEAVGNFSFEWQGEKCFFACEARSVRDEKALLQGSVVNGG; this is encoded by the coding sequence GTGGCTAATCTTTTTCCGGAGGAAGAAGCGGTTGCGGCGGAAGCCGAGGTCGAGGAGAGCGAAGTCCGGTTCGGGCGCGGCGTGCGCTTCGATTACGAAGCCGGCGAGTTCGTGCTGACGCCGACAGGCCGAATCGCCGAGGCGGAAGGGGCGGACGCGTGGCTGGAATGGTGCCGGAAGGCGCTGCAGACGGAGCGGTACCGCCATCTCGTCTACTCGCGCGACTACGGCCAGGAGTTCGAAACGCTGATCGGCCTCGGGCTGTCGCGTTCCGCCGTCGAGAGCGAAATTTTGCGGATCACGACGGAAACGCTCATGACGGACCCGCGCACCGAGGCGGTCGGAAATTTTTCGTTCGAATGGCAAGGGGAGAAGTGCTTCTTCGCCTGCGAGGCGCGAAGCGTGCGGGACGAGAAGGCATTGCTGCAGGGAAGCGTGGTGAACGGGGGATGA
- a CDS encoding YmfQ family protein, producing the protein MLTYLPGYYATSRIMSSIADAQGSELDDLQRALDETLAQFFVATATWGLDVWEKEFGIETDETKPVDQRRSNLISKIRGTGTVTIELLKSIGESYTNGKIEVTQQPALYRFTVKFVDNVGLPPNIDDLKAAIEEVKPAHLDVQFAYRYLTVSEVNQMTINQLQSHPLTDFAPFLDGEGGV; encoded by the coding sequence ATGTTGACTTATTTGCCGGGGTACTATGCTACTTCTCGAATCATGAGCTCGATTGCAGATGCTCAAGGCAGTGAATTGGATGACCTGCAACGGGCGCTGGACGAGACGTTGGCGCAGTTTTTTGTGGCGACGGCTACTTGGGGATTGGACGTGTGGGAAAAAGAGTTCGGCATCGAGACGGACGAAACCAAACCGGTCGACCAACGGAGGAGCAACCTGATTTCCAAAATTCGCGGAACCGGCACGGTAACAATCGAGCTGCTGAAAAGCATCGGAGAGTCGTACACTAACGGAAAGATCGAAGTTACCCAACAGCCAGCGCTTTACCGTTTTACGGTTAAATTCGTCGACAATGTCGGATTGCCGCCAAATATCGACGATCTGAAAGCGGCTATCGAAGAAGTGAAGCCGGCCCATCTCGACGTTCAGTTCGCTTATCGCTATCTTACCGTCTCGGAAGTGAATCAAATGACGATCAATCAACTTCAAAGCCACCCGTTAACGGATTTTGCGCCGTTTTTGGATGGGGAGGGAGGAGTTTAA